A genomic segment from Dendropsophus ebraccatus isolate aDenEbr1 chromosome 7, aDenEbr1.pat, whole genome shotgun sequence encodes:
- the LOC138796712 gene encoding uncharacterized protein, which produces MEAFDNLLSILTPHLQRQDTYMRKSIPPVGRLLITLRFLATGESYVSLHLQFRVGTSTISGIVRCTCAVIWEHLQPIVMPSPTREIWLQSAAGFQSVANFPNCIGAVDGKHIRVKQPPRSGSQYFNYKKFFSVVLIAVVDSTYRFLAIDVGSYGSTGDSRALLRSEFGRRILLDHVTLPPPTPLPGTTHPAPFVMVGDQAFPLLNNLLRPYPRRGLDERGRLFNRRLSRARNFVECAFGIMTSQWRVFTTALQLKLATVDMVIKAACVLHNYLRDYAPTPEVNVETLPAFSAPINYGQGRQLNRGIVVRNLFADYFMTPEGAVPVPLSQPPL; this is translated from the exons atggaggcctttgataatttactttccattttgaccccacatctccagagacaggacacctacatgcggaaatccatccctcctgtgggacgtctgctcataacgttaag attcttggcgacaggggagagttatgtatcgttgcacctccaattcagggttggtacgtccaccatctctggaattgtgaggtgcacgtgcgccgtgatctgggagcatttgcagcccatcgtgatgcccagtccgacccgggagatttggttgcagtcagcagcaggctttcagtctgtggccaatttccccaactgtataggggcggttgatggtaagcacatacgtgtgaagcaaccaccgcgatcaggatcacagtatttcaattataagaaatttttttctgtggtcctgatcgcggttgttgattccacgtatcgtttccttgccatcgacgtcggctcctatggcagtactggggactcccgggcgctactgagatcagagtttgggcggcgcatactcttagatcacgtgactctacctcctcccactcctcttccgggtaccacgcatcccgctccattcgtcatggtaggggatcaagccttccctttactcaacaacctgctgcgcccttacccacggagagggctggatgaacgggggagactatttaaccggaggctgagccgggcacgtaacttcgtggagtgcgccttcgggatcatgactagtcagtggagagtgtttaccactgccctgcagttgaaattggccacagttgacatggtcattaaagctgcctgtgttctccacaactaccttcgggactatgctcccaccccggaggtgaacgtggagacactgccagcttttagtgcccctatcaactatggccaagggagacaactcaaccgcgggatagtggtcaggaacctctttgctgactacttcatgactcctgaaggcgccgtgcccgtgcccctttcacagcctccgttatga